In Allomuricauda ruestringensis DSM 13258, the following proteins share a genomic window:
- a CDS encoding class I SAM-dependent methyltransferase — protein sequence MASDWLKKWNTKFGQTEYAYGTRPNNYLKEKLQPLPTGSILFGAEGEGRNAVFAAQLGWEVSAFDISEVGQQKALKLAENKQVTIDYKIGELPKLGYKLEQFDVIALIYAHFPPNIRSGYHKLLHNYLKKGGTIIFEAFSKAHLEYKKKNPSVGGPSNLDSLFSIEELQSDFPDYEILELKKTTVELNEGHGHVGTGSVIRFLGRKK from the coding sequence ATGGCAAGCGATTGGCTTAAAAAGTGGAACACGAAGTTTGGGCAAACCGAATATGCCTACGGCACCCGACCCAACAACTATTTAAAAGAAAAACTGCAGCCCCTGCCAACAGGCTCCATTCTTTTTGGTGCAGAGGGAGAAGGACGCAATGCCGTATTTGCTGCCCAATTGGGATGGGAAGTCTCCGCTTTTGATATTAGCGAAGTAGGACAACAAAAAGCATTGAAACTGGCAGAAAACAAACAAGTGACCATTGATTATAAAATCGGAGAATTGCCCAAATTGGGTTATAAACTCGAACAGTTCGATGTCATCGCCTTGATCTATGCCCACTTCCCTCCCAACATCCGTTCGGGCTACCATAAATTGCTGCACAACTACTTAAAAAAAGGCGGAACCATCATTTTTGAAGCATTCAGCAAGGCACATTTGGAATACAAAAAGAAAAACCCAAGCGTAGGCGGTCCCAGTAATCTGGATTCTTTATTTTCCATAGAAGAACTGCAATCCGATTTTCCCGATTACGAAATCCTAGAACTTAAAAAAACCACAGTGGAACTCAACGAGGGCCATGGCCATGTGGGAACTGGCTCCGTAATCCGATTTTTGGGCAGAAAGAAATAG
- a CDS encoding serine hydrolase, protein MSNTSIGERLKYQRKMKGYSQEELAHRTNVTVRTIQRIEKEEVSPHLNTVKLLAVALEIEVDELVPLENPKEETIKKKWLLLMHATPLAGIFLPLLNVLIPLFLWIHKREDNPMYNEHGIKVINFQITVLILAVLSFVGLLTIEKWGFIIFISVVPICIGIIIFNIIYVVQKNKCYYPFSIPFLRLKKNKTLGLLLIIGLSILSSCSNPKQETIERLDGSLITKDSITKKIDQLMADAQIYGMAISIFDDNQPVYQKVFGYKDYPNKIVLTDSTNIYGASFSKAVFGILTMKLVEDGVIDLDTPLESYLPKKIYEYEPQTRWHDDFSSLKEDSLYHKITARMCLDHTTGFKNYRWVEEDYKLRVHHTPGTKYGYSGEGFIYLQVVLEKLTGKGLEQLAQENIFEPLGMENSAYEWKTRFDKDFALGHNEKGESLKKDKDNEPRGGGTLETTAKDYTKFLTAVLNQKLISKESYDEIFSPHIRIRSEKQFGEGANTITDKYDSIHLGYGLGWGYFETPYGKAVFKEGHGSGFVHHSVLFPKSGKGIMIMTNFERGNSIFKELLEVTLKDVYTPWEWENYVPYDK, encoded by the coding sequence ATGAGCAATACATCAATCGGAGAACGACTCAAGTATCAACGTAAAATGAAAGGGTATTCCCAAGAGGAACTCGCCCACAGAACCAATGTTACGGTGCGTACCATTCAACGCATCGAAAAAGAAGAAGTCTCTCCGCACCTAAATACCGTTAAACTCTTGGCAGTAGCCTTGGAGATAGAAGTAGATGAGCTTGTTCCTTTGGAAAATCCGAAAGAAGAAACCATTAAAAAGAAATGGTTGCTATTAATGCACGCTACTCCCCTAGCCGGAATATTTCTTCCTTTGCTCAATGTACTGATCCCACTTTTTCTGTGGATTCATAAGCGGGAGGACAACCCGATGTATAACGAGCATGGCATTAAGGTGATCAACTTTCAAATCACCGTACTGATTTTGGCGGTGTTGTCGTTTGTTGGTTTACTGACCATCGAGAAATGGGGATTTATCATTTTTATTTCCGTGGTTCCCATTTGCATCGGTATTATCATTTTCAACATCATTTACGTGGTACAAAAAAACAAATGCTACTACCCCTTTTCCATTCCTTTTTTAAGGTTGAAAAAGAATAAAACGCTTGGTCTGTTGCTAATAATAGGTTTATCCATTTTAAGTAGTTGTTCAAATCCAAAACAGGAAACTATTGAACGATTGGATGGTTCGTTAATCACTAAAGATTCCATTACCAAAAAGATTGACCAGTTAATGGCAGATGCCCAAATATACGGCATGGCTATATCTATTTTTGATGATAACCAACCCGTGTATCAAAAGGTTTTTGGTTATAAGGATTATCCCAATAAAATAGTGTTGACAGATTCAACGAACATCTACGGAGCATCGTTCAGTAAAGCCGTGTTTGGGATTTTGACAATGAAATTGGTCGAAGATGGTGTGATTGATCTGGACACGCCCTTGGAGTCATACTTGCCCAAGAAAATATACGAGTACGAACCACAGACCCGTTGGCACGATGACTTTTCCAGTTTGAAGGAAGATTCGTTATACCATAAAATTACGGCAAGGATGTGCCTCGACCATACTACTGGGTTCAAAAATTACAGATGGGTTGAGGAAGACTACAAATTAAGGGTGCACCATACTCCAGGAACAAAATATGGCTACAGTGGTGAAGGTTTTATCTATTTGCAAGTGGTTCTTGAAAAATTGACAGGCAAAGGATTGGAACAGCTTGCCCAAGAAAACATTTTTGAACCCTTGGGCATGGAAAACTCTGCCTACGAATGGAAAACGAGATTTGACAAGGATTTTGCGCTTGGACACAACGAAAAGGGGGAATCCCTCAAAAAAGATAAGGACAACGAGCCAAGAGGTGGCGGAACTTTGGAAACTACGGCAAAAGATTATACCAAATTCTTGACTGCGGTGCTCAATCAAAAATTGATCAGCAAGGAATCTTACGATGAGATTTTTAGTCCGCACATCAGAATTCGCTCTGAAAAACAATTTGGTGAGGGGGCCAATACCATCACAGATAAATATGATTCAATACACTTGGGTTATGGCCTGGGCTGGGGCTACTTTGAAACACCTTATGGCAAAGCTGTTTTTAAAGAGGGACATGGGAGCGGATTTGTACACCATTCCGTGCTTTTTCCAAAATCAGGAAAAGGAATCATGATCATGACCAATTTTGAACGAGGTAACAGTATTTTCAAGGAGTTGCTCGAAGTCACCTTGAAAGATGTGTACACACCATGGGAATGGGAAAACTATGTTCCGTATGATAAATAA
- the gndA gene encoding NADP-dependent phosphogluconate dehydrogenase, which translates to MADTYDFGLVGLGVMGRNFILNVADNGFTAFGNDLDKEKVNALINEGGDTAKVNASTDVKTFVQSLTTPRKIMLLVPAGKIVDSVIDGLLPYLDKGDIIIDGGNSFYTDTDRREAYLKEKGINFFGAGVSGGAEGARKGPSIMPGGSKEAYQHVKPIFEAVSAKYKGEPCVAYLGPKSAGNYVKMVHNGIEYGLMQLTSEIYDLLKKAGGLTNDELHKTYARWNDGRLQSFLVEITSEIFDQKDDLTDNDLVDMILDKAKQKGTGKWTSQNAMDLGIPVPTIDIAVSMREISALKSERIKADGVYDRPTPKAVDKDDFTTKAEQALYFAFIITYAQGMHQLADASKEYGYELELGEIAKIWRAGCIIRAALLADITEAYQADKDLQNLLLSPSFVEKVQSTVDAARELVSYGAANGIPLPGLSNALTYFDAYTSSRLPLNLIQAQRDYFGSHTYERLDREGIFHTEWED; encoded by the coding sequence ATGGCAGATACGTATGATTTTGGCCTTGTGGGCCTTGGAGTAATGGGACGTAATTTTATTTTAAATGTAGCTGATAATGGTTTTACTGCATTTGGGAATGATTTGGATAAAGAAAAAGTGAATGCTTTGATCAACGAAGGTGGTGATACCGCAAAAGTGAATGCCTCCACCGATGTAAAAACCTTTGTACAGTCGCTGACCACTCCTCGAAAAATTATGTTGTTGGTACCCGCAGGAAAAATTGTGGATAGCGTAATCGATGGTTTACTGCCCTATTTGGATAAAGGTGATATTATTATTGATGGAGGGAACTCCTTTTATACCGATACTGACCGTCGCGAGGCTTATTTAAAAGAAAAAGGCATCAACTTTTTTGGCGCCGGAGTTTCAGGTGGTGCCGAGGGTGCCAGAAAGGGACCGAGTATTATGCCCGGTGGCTCCAAAGAAGCTTATCAACACGTAAAACCTATTTTTGAAGCTGTATCCGCAAAATACAAAGGTGAGCCCTGTGTGGCTTATTTGGGTCCAAAATCTGCAGGGAACTACGTAAAAATGGTACACAACGGTATCGAATACGGTTTGATGCAGTTGACTTCCGAAATTTACGATCTGCTCAAAAAAGCAGGTGGCCTTACCAACGATGAGCTCCATAAAACCTATGCTCGTTGGAATGATGGTCGTTTACAGTCCTTTTTGGTAGAAATCACTTCGGAAATCTTTGATCAAAAAGATGATTTGACCGATAACGACCTTGTGGACATGATTTTGGACAAGGCCAAACAAAAAGGAACTGGAAAATGGACTTCTCAAAATGCCATGGATTTGGGAATCCCCGTGCCTACCATTGATATTGCGGTGAGCATGCGTGAAATATCCGCTTTAAAATCCGAGCGCATTAAAGCCGATGGGGTGTATGACCGTCCCACACCAAAAGCGGTGGACAAAGATGACTTTACCACAAAAGCGGAACAAGCCCTATATTTTGCTTTCATTATTACATACGCGCAGGGTATGCACCAATTGGCAGATGCCTCCAAAGAATATGGTTACGAACTGGAACTGGGCGAAATTGCCAAAATATGGCGTGCCGGTTGTATAATCCGTGCTGCTTTGTTGGCCGATATTACCGAAGCCTACCAAGCCGATAAAGATTTACAAAACCTGCTACTCTCCCCTTCTTTTGTGGAGAAAGTACAAAGTACAGTGGATGCTGCAAGGGAATTGGTGAGTTATGGCGCCGCAAACGGTATTCCATTGCCAGGCCTTTCCAATGCACTCACTTATTTTGATGCCTACACGAGTAGTCGTTTGCCATTGAACCTGATACAAGCTCAACGGGATTATTTTGGCTCGCACACCTACGAGCGCTTGGATCGTGAGGGTATTTTCCATACGGAGTGGGAGGATTGA
- the pgl gene encoding 6-phosphogluconolactonase encodes MDLKIYKDKQEVAEQFSGYFVDQLKNKDTFHVALSGGSTPKIVFDVLAENFTDKVDWNKVHFYWGDERCVPPTDDESNYKMTVEHLFSKIKVPKENINRILGEKDPEGEALRYANLLEIDLDRVEEVPQFDLVILGMGDDGHTASIFPHEIELWDSEDHCVVATHPDSGQKRVSINGKVINAAKEVAFLVTGASKAEKVEAVVERTEGSEAYPASLVNPASGNLVWFLDEEAASKLNQNPS; translated from the coding sequence ATGGATTTAAAAATATATAAAGATAAACAAGAGGTAGCTGAGCAATTCTCCGGCTATTTTGTAGATCAGTTGAAAAATAAAGATACTTTTCACGTCGCGTTGTCGGGAGGGAGTACTCCAAAAATAGTTTTTGATGTATTGGCCGAAAACTTTACCGACAAAGTAGATTGGAACAAAGTGCATTTTTATTGGGGAGATGAACGTTGTGTGCCCCCGACCGATGATGAAAGCAACTATAAAATGACGGTGGAACACCTTTTTTCCAAAATAAAGGTACCCAAAGAAAACATCAACCGGATATTGGGCGAAAAGGACCCTGAAGGAGAAGCATTGCGCTATGCGAATCTCTTAGAAATTGATTTGGATAGGGTAGAGGAGGTGCCCCAGTTCGATTTGGTAATTTTGGGTATGGGTGATGATGGGCACACCGCATCCATTTTCCCTCATGAGATTGAATTGTGGGATTCGGAAGACCATTGTGTGGTGGCGACCCATCCCGACTCGGGCCAGAAACGAGTTTCCATCAACGGAAAAGTTATCAATGCGGCCAAAGAAGTTGCGTTTTTGGTCACCGGCGCATCCAAAGCCGAAAAGGTGGAGGCCGTGGTAGAAAGAACCGAAGGTTCCGAGGCGTACCCAGCATCTTTGGTCAACCCAGCCTCAGGCAATCTGGTGTGGTTTTTGGATGAGGAGGCAGCTTCAAAACTTAATCAAAATCCATCTTAA
- a CDS encoding acyl-CoA thioesterase, with amino-acid sequence MKKFKSSRESRVSITELMLPSHSNFGGKVHGGHILNLMDQIAFACASKHSQSYCVTASVNRVDFLNPIEVGELATLKASINYTGKTSMVVGVRVESENVTTGEVKHCNSSYFTMVAKGKDGKNKLVPGLILKTKQDIRRFARSKERKQSAFKRDSKYESNNFKVNEYLEFLKGENVKMDFD; translated from the coding sequence ATGAAGAAATTCAAATCATCCAGAGAAAGTAGAGTTTCCATCACCGAACTTATGCTCCCATCCCATTCCAATTTTGGCGGCAAGGTACATGGGGGGCATATTCTCAACCTAATGGACCAAATTGCTTTTGCCTGCGCGTCCAAACATTCACAAAGTTACTGCGTGACCGCTTCGGTGAATCGAGTGGATTTCCTAAATCCAATTGAGGTTGGAGAACTGGCTACACTAAAAGCATCCATCAACTACACAGGAAAAACTTCCATGGTGGTCGGGGTACGGGTAGAATCGGAAAATGTGACCACGGGAGAAGTAAAGCATTGCAATTCATCCTATTTTACCATGGTGGCCAAGGGCAAGGACGGTAAAAACAAGTTAGTTCCCGGCCTTATTTTGAAAACCAAACAGGATATTCGCCGATTTGCACGCAGCAAGGAACGCAAACAATCTGCTTTTAAACGAGATAGCAAGTACGAATCCAACAACTTTAAAGTGAACGAATACCTGGAGTTTCTAAAGGGTGAGAATGTTAAGATGGATTTTGATTAA
- a CDS encoding DUF1828 domain-containing protein: METIIQNIKKDFNGKFSVKKKRPDIYQLYLPIYHEDGDMVDLFIKQTDNDSFELCDYGLTLQRLAYSYDIDTENKESILLKILSENNLSEHEGNICLKTKTENLYSDIMHITQAFAKIGSMRYFKREVIENLFFEMLDDFVFDKLNDFEPKKNVLPIPDRDDLEADYSFQPNGKPVYLFGVKDVAKARLATLSYQAYLLNDIKYHGWVVTENFEALPRKDKLRLTNTCDKQFTSLDEFKINARKFLEKERY, translated from the coding sequence ATGGAAACTATTATCCAAAATATTAAAAAGGATTTTAACGGTAAATTTTCAGTAAAGAAGAAAAGACCGGATATCTATCAGTTGTATCTTCCAATTTATCATGAAGATGGAGATATGGTTGATTTGTTTATTAAACAAACTGATAATGATAGTTTTGAATTATGTGATTACGGTTTAACACTTCAGAGATTAGCCTATTCTTATGACATTGATACTGAGAATAAAGAATCAATACTATTAAAAATTCTTTCTGAAAATAATCTATCGGAACATGAGGGTAATATATGCTTGAAAACAAAAACAGAAAATTTGTATTCTGATATTATGCATATTACCCAGGCTTTTGCGAAAATTGGGAGTATGAGGTACTTCAAAAGAGAAGTTATTGAAAACTTATTTTTTGAGATGCTAGATGATTTTGTTTTTGATAAATTGAATGATTTTGAACCTAAGAAGAATGTTTTACCAATTCCTGACAGAGATGATCTTGAAGCAGATTATTCGTTTCAACCAAATGGCAAACCTGTTTATTTATTTGGTGTTAAAGATGTGGCTAAAGCTAGATTAGCCACTTTAAGTTATCAGGCATATTTATTAAATGATATTAAGTACCATGGTTGGGTTGTAACTGAGAACTTTGAAGCCTTACCAAGAAAGGATAAACTCAGATTGACCAATACTTGTGATAAGCAATTTACTTCTTTAGATGAGTTTAAGATAAATGCTAGAAAATTTTTAGAGAAGGAAAGATATTAA
- a CDS encoding ChaN family lipoprotein produces MKSLLTLLIFTLLITFGYGQKEPYVIYNAMGKKVSYKKMLKTLEKKDMVLFGELHNNPIAHWLQYELTADLHNRRPLILGAEMIEADNQDELNDYLSGKIDYKTLDSTARLWNNHKTDYAPLVDFAKDSSLVFVASNVPRRYASMVYKGGFEALDSLPAQEKEWIAPLPIAYDPELPEYQNILKMMGDHGSPTLVMAQAIKDATMAHFILQNYKEGTLFLHYNGAYHSNNYEGILWYLQLERPDLDYGTLSTVTQENVHQLEEENKNLADFIICVDQNMTTTY; encoded by the coding sequence ATGAAAAGCCTCCTCACTCTCCTAATCTTCACCCTACTCATAACCTTTGGTTATGGGCAGAAGGAACCCTACGTTATCTACAATGCCATGGGGAAAAAAGTCTCGTACAAAAAAATGCTCAAGACCTTGGAGAAAAAGGATATGGTGCTGTTCGGGGAGCTGCACAACAACCCTATTGCGCATTGGTTGCAGTATGAACTTACCGCCGACCTGCACAACAGGCGACCACTTATCCTCGGCGCGGAAATGATCGAAGCCGACAACCAAGATGAACTCAACGATTATTTATCGGGGAAAATAGACTACAAAACATTGGATTCCACCGCACGACTGTGGAACAACCATAAAACAGATTATGCCCCTTTGGTGGATTTTGCAAAGGACAGTAGTCTTGTTTTTGTCGCATCCAATGTGCCCAGACGTTACGCCAGTATGGTGTACAAAGGCGGTTTTGAAGCCCTGGACTCCCTCCCCGCCCAAGAAAAAGAATGGATTGCCCCCTTGCCCATTGCTTATGACCCTGAACTGCCTGAGTATCAAAATATCCTAAAAATGATGGGGGACCACGGTAGCCCTACCTTGGTTATGGCACAGGCTATCAAAGATGCGACCATGGCCCATTTTATTCTTCAAAATTACAAGGAGGGTACTTTGTTTTTGCATTACAACGGTGCCTACCACTCCAACAACTACGAGGGCATCCTGTGGTATTTGCAATTGGAGCGGCCTGATTTGGATTACGGTACCCTATCCACCGTAACACAGGAAAATGTGCATCAACTGGAAGAAGAGAATAAGAATTTGGCCGACTTTATTATCTGTGTGGATCAAAACATGACCACTACATATTAA
- the zwf gene encoding glucose-6-phosphate dehydrogenase, whose product MKKTDNQMLVIFGASGDLTARKLMPSLFNLYLAAQLPENFVVLGVSRSNLTDEAFRDRVVYESDYLKEKTKDLKASKVKSFANMLYYEDLGDSYDTDYSGLRKRVETLKEEYNTSGNIIYYLSTPPTLYETISQNLSNAGMNTQNNGWKRLIVEKPFGYSLETAQELNKGLHKYFKEHQIYRIDHYLGKETVQNLLVTRFSNSIFEPLWNRNYIQHVEITNAESVGVEKRGGYYDKSGALRDMFQNHLLQIVSLVVMEPPIGADAEEIRNEKVKALKSLRIMTDEKELFENTIRAQYVSSNVGGNKVKGYREEDGVDPNSTTETYAAVKFYVDNWRWHGVPFYVRTAKRMPTKVTEIVIHFKKPHHQIFKGSEMQEMDNKLIIRIQPDEGILIKFGVKVPGQGFKVERANLDFYYANLAETYVMEAYERLLLDAMQGDATLYARADEVEAAWEFVDPILNYWKSGEDVRMYGYAAGAWGPQNADNLIDDDGYWRNPTENLADDPGYCVIC is encoded by the coding sequence ATGAAAAAGACAGATAATCAGATGCTCGTGATTTTTGGGGCATCGGGTGATTTGACAGCAAGAAAACTAATGCCATCCTTGTTCAATCTATATTTGGCCGCCCAGTTGCCCGAAAATTTTGTGGTGCTAGGGGTGAGCCGTAGCAATCTGACCGATGAGGCATTTCGGGACCGTGTGGTGTATGAAAGTGATTATTTAAAAGAAAAAACGAAGGACTTGAAAGCAAGCAAGGTAAAAAGCTTTGCTAACATGCTTTATTACGAGGATTTGGGCGATAGCTACGATACCGATTATAGCGGCCTGCGTAAGCGGGTGGAAACGCTAAAAGAAGAGTACAACACTTCTGGAAATATTATTTATTACCTATCCACACCACCCACGCTTTACGAAACAATATCGCAAAACCTGTCCAACGCAGGTATGAACACCCAAAACAACGGTTGGAAACGCTTGATTGTGGAAAAACCTTTCGGTTACAGTTTGGAGACCGCCCAAGAGTTGAACAAAGGGCTTCACAAGTATTTTAAGGAGCATCAGATATACCGAATCGACCATTATTTGGGCAAGGAAACCGTTCAAAACCTTTTGGTGACCCGTTTCTCCAACAGTATTTTTGAACCCCTTTGGAACCGTAATTACATTCAACATGTAGAGATTACCAATGCAGAAAGTGTAGGTGTTGAAAAACGTGGAGGGTATTATGACAAGTCCGGTGCTTTGCGGGATATGTTCCAAAACCACTTGCTGCAAATTGTTTCGTTGGTAGTAATGGAGCCACCGATTGGAGCAGATGCAGAGGAAATCCGAAACGAGAAGGTGAAAGCATTAAAGTCTTTACGGATAATGACGGACGAAAAGGAACTGTTTGAAAATACCATCCGCGCCCAGTATGTGTCATCTAATGTTGGGGGCAATAAAGTGAAAGGTTATCGTGAGGAAGATGGGGTTGACCCGAATTCCACTACAGAAACCTATGCGGCGGTAAAATTTTATGTGGACAACTGGCGTTGGCACGGCGTTCCTTTTTATGTGAGGACCGCGAAACGCATGCCGACCAAAGTGACAGAAATTGTGATTCACTTTAAAAAGCCGCACCACCAAATTTTTAAGGGTTCCGAAATGCAGGAAATGGACAATAAATTGATTATCCGCATACAGCCTGATGAAGGAATCTTGATCAAGTTTGGGGTAAAAGTGCCTGGGCAGGGCTTTAAAGTTGAGCGGGCCAATTTGGATTTTTACTATGCCAACTTGGCCGAAACTTATGTGATGGAGGCCTACGAACGCTTGTTATTGGACGCCATGCAAGGAGATGCCACACTATATGCCCGTGCCGATGAGGTTGAAGCGGCTTGGGAGTTCGTGGACCCTATTTTGAACTACTGGAAAAGTGGTGAGGATGTTCGCATGTATGGTTACGCGGCAGGTGCATGGGGACCACAAAATGCGGATAACTTGATTGATGATGATGGCTACTGGCGCAACCCAACAGAAAACTTGGCAGACGACCCTGGGTATTGTGTGATTTGCTAG
- a CDS encoding S9 family peptidase, producing the protein MKKLLVALLLFVAIIPLGFSQVQSNLELLDIFNMEYVSDPQISPDGSKIIYVRNFKDVMTDRNLSNLWIINFDGSNNRPLTTGNHNDFAPKWSHDGTKIVFKSNMADDKMKLYLMWLDTKETMALTNTPQSPGTVSWSYDDKHLAFNMFVPEANKSIIKMPSKPEGAKWNEPPKYIDKMNYRGDGAGYYKGGNSQLFSLPISGGTPKQLTFSEFDHGSPIWSKDGKNLFFSANFHKDEEFEPADSEIYSINVNNGDINPLTDRYGPDANPVLSPDGSKIAYLGYDDRLQGYQLTQLYVMNTDGTGSQLISGDFDRDVEDMAWNSKGNGLYFSYTDQGMGKLASMSLSGKVDAITDGLGGLSLGRPYNAASFSASANNKFAYTLGDTSHPSDLGVADTRNTERLTQVNNDLFSFKKLGNVEEIWWKSSYDQRKIQGWVVTPPDFDPSKKYPMILEIHGGPFTSYGAVYSAEIQAYAAEGYVVLYTNPRGSTSYGEEFGNLIHHDYPNHDYEDLMSGVDAVLEKGYVDEENLFVTGGSGGGVLTAWIVGKTDRFKAAVVAKPVINWTSFVLYADGVQFFSKYWFGKKPWEDPENYRRRSPLTYVGNVTTPTMLLTGEEDYRTPIAESEQFYAALKLENVETAMVRIPGASHGIANKPSNLIAKIAAVLAWFEKYKDE; encoded by the coding sequence ATGAAAAAATTACTAGTTGCCCTGTTACTTTTTGTGGCCATCATTCCTTTAGGTTTTAGCCAAGTACAATCCAATTTGGAGCTATTGGACATCTTCAACATGGAATATGTTTCCGACCCTCAAATTTCTCCAGATGGATCTAAAATCATCTACGTCCGGAATTTTAAGGATGTGATGACGGACCGCAATCTTTCCAATCTTTGGATCATCAATTTTGATGGCTCCAACAATCGTCCGTTAACCACAGGAAACCATAACGATTTTGCCCCAAAATGGTCGCACGATGGAACAAAAATTGTTTTCAAGTCCAATATGGCGGATGATAAAATGAAGCTCTACCTCATGTGGCTGGATACCAAGGAAACCATGGCCCTTACCAATACGCCACAATCACCAGGGACGGTTTCATGGTCCTATGATGACAAACACTTGGCATTTAACATGTTTGTTCCCGAAGCCAACAAATCCATCATAAAAATGCCGAGCAAGCCAGAAGGCGCCAAATGGAACGAACCACCCAAGTACATTGACAAAATGAATTATCGTGGCGATGGTGCAGGGTATTACAAAGGTGGTAATTCACAATTATTTTCTCTGCCCATTAGCGGAGGTACTCCAAAACAACTCACCTTCTCGGAATTTGATCATGGAAGCCCTATATGGAGTAAGGACGGCAAAAACCTATTTTTTAGCGCCAATTTCCATAAAGATGAGGAGTTTGAACCTGCAGACAGCGAAATTTATAGCATTAATGTAAATAATGGTGACATTAATCCATTAACCGACCGTTACGGTCCTGATGCCAACCCCGTATTGTCGCCAGATGGTTCCAAAATTGCTTATTTAGGGTACGATGACCGTTTGCAAGGATATCAGCTCACCCAATTGTATGTAATGAACACCGATGGGACAGGCTCCCAATTAATTTCTGGTGATTTTGACCGTGATGTGGAAGATATGGCATGGAACAGCAAGGGCAATGGACTGTATTTTAGCTACACCGATCAAGGAATGGGCAAATTGGCTTCTATGAGCCTATCGGGCAAGGTGGATGCTATTACCGATGGCTTAGGCGGTTTATCATTAGGCAGGCCTTATAACGCAGCTAGTTTTTCTGCTTCCGCCAACAACAAATTTGCCTACACCTTGGGAGACACAAGCCATCCATCGGACTTGGGCGTAGCTGATACTCGAAACACAGAGCGTTTGACCCAAGTTAATAATGACCTGTTTTCCTTTAAAAAGTTAGGTAATGTGGAAGAAATCTGGTGGAAGTCCTCCTATGACCAACGAAAAATTCAAGGTTGGGTCGTAACACCTCCCGATTTTGACCCATCAAAAAAATACCCAATGATTCTTGAGATTCATGGGGGACCTTTTACCAGCTACGGAGCGGTATATTCTGCGGAGATTCAAGCGTATGCCGCGGAAGGTTATGTTGTGCTCTATACCAATCCTCGAGGAAGTACCAGCTATGGTGAGGAATTTGGAAACTTGATTCACCACGATTATCCCAACCACGATTATGAGGATTTGATGTCCGGCGTAGATGCCGTTTTGGAAAAAGGCTACGTGGACGAAGAAAACCTATTTGTGACTGGAGGTTCTGGTGGTGGCGTTCTTACTGCTTGGATTGTTGGAAAAACAGACCGTTTTAAAGCAGCTGTAGTGGCTAAACCCGTAATCAACTGGACTAGTTTTGTGCTCTATGCCGATGGTGTACAGTTTTTCTCCAAATATTGGTTTGGAAAAAAACCTTGGGAAGATCCAGAAAACTATAGGAGACGCTCTCCCCTTACCTATGTGGGCAATGTAACCACACCAACAATGCTGCTCACCGGGGAAGAAGATTATCGCACCCCGATTGCAGAATCGGAGCAGTTTTATGCCGCTCTAAAATTGGAGAACGTGGAAACCGCTATGGTACGTATTCCCGGTGCTTCACATGGAATCGCTAACAAGCCCAGTAATTTGATTGCAAAAATCGCAGCTGTTCTTGCTTGGTTTGAGAAGTACAAAGATGAATAA